The following proteins are encoded in a genomic region of Bernardetia sp. MNP-M8:
- a CDS encoding tetratricopeptide repeat protein produces MFFIFSTTNGIAQTLDMEQLEEEFQKTNSDSVKAHLKNQMAAIEIEKKNYERGLLHAQQGFSSALQSNAQTELTTSIIHFAHIYRGKKQFTSSLRWYLQALKNIEKTGNRKLLAETYQEIGEFYQEQEVAGKALEYLTKSNEIYEELGETVHPKLLSNIASTHLELKNYDQSLAYYTAVLEIYNSNNDIEGKLETLRSLTDLYKIKGDYETALEYNEQVLAIHKSKKDNNGTAIALNNIGFLNKFLGNYDKSLENFKQSLAFNPVDKPNTTTLTNIGVIYQVKGDYINSLNYFTQALETAKKNGNADEVAQAYNYLAAIYLLRRDFQNARAYTAEAIKLAKTTKNAQVLTTSYRTMSEIYQRQNDYRNAYSYYGQYAAVRDSLSQNEKQELQKSLQRQIAFEKNEKELKLLLVDEEIQDLASKKKQLETDKKLQSLELELQDKKIQQTTLQNIRLERQKTQQALLLTQQQLESEKREQAIKDLEREQELKDLALKQEILEKEKQKESIKSLELENKLKAEKIETEKLARNEDRLLRYILYGAIALALFIGLIILFALFQKQKANKLLSEQNERITKQKDQISTQNQALETQKQEILVQNEELEQQQEEILSQRDYIEKKNSELEEQAIVLVQKNNEVEESYQNLNTLSDIGREITASLHLEAIAKTLYKKVNQLMSAEAFGIGVYEPAEKRIKFKGFIEKGEILPDHSDYVANKNNLSVQCLGMQEVILINDFEKEYPEKFSTYQVAAGDLPKSLIYLPLSVENRPIGVITVQSFEKNVYDEKKVALLSSLASYTAIAIDNAKAYDTIQNKNRNITDSIRYAQTIQEAVLPSHERMSQYLPDYFVLFRPKDIVSGDFYWFSHIDKYTFVATVDCTGHGVPGAFMSMIGHSILNEIVNEKKIFDPSEILEQLNIQVRKALKQERQLKGENDRANDDGMDVAFCRLEYKDNHTEVAFTGAKRPFIYTLPNDSNGREAFYLRGDNKTIGGIRNKLDKNFKTQFIDLPKGAMIYLTTDGYADQNNNQQEKFGTPKLLRLLQEISVLKLYEQKAKMEQTLDLHQRGEEQRDDISMIGIRV; encoded by the coding sequence ATGTTTTTTATTTTTTCTACTACTAATGGAATTGCTCAGACCTTAGACATGGAGCAGTTAGAAGAAGAGTTTCAAAAAACAAATTCTGATAGTGTAAAAGCACACCTCAAAAATCAAATGGCTGCCATTGAGATTGAGAAAAAAAACTATGAACGTGGACTTTTACATGCTCAACAAGGATTTAGTTCTGCACTTCAATCCAATGCACAAACTGAACTAACAACAAGCATTATTCATTTTGCTCATATTTATAGAGGTAAAAAGCAGTTTACAAGTAGTTTACGGTGGTATTTACAAGCTCTAAAAAATATAGAAAAAACAGGCAATAGAAAACTTCTAGCAGAAACCTACCAAGAAATAGGTGAATTTTATCAAGAACAAGAAGTAGCAGGAAAGGCACTAGAGTACCTTACCAAATCAAATGAGATTTATGAAGAATTGGGGGAAACAGTTCATCCAAAACTACTCTCAAATATTGCTTCAACCCATCTTGAACTTAAAAACTATGACCAATCTTTAGCCTATTATACAGCCGTTTTGGAAATTTACAATTCTAATAATGATATAGAAGGTAAATTAGAAACTTTAAGAAGTCTTACTGATTTGTATAAAATAAAAGGCGATTATGAGACAGCATTGGAATATAACGAGCAAGTTTTGGCAATCCATAAATCTAAAAAAGACAATAATGGAACAGCAATAGCACTTAATAATATTGGCTTTTTGAATAAATTTTTGGGAAACTATGATAAATCATTAGAAAACTTTAAACAATCGTTGGCTTTTAATCCTGTTGATAAACCTAATACTACTACACTCACAAATATTGGTGTAATTTATCAAGTTAAAGGAGATTATATTAATTCATTAAATTACTTTACACAAGCACTAGAAACAGCTAAGAAAAATGGAAATGCTGATGAGGTTGCTCAAGCCTATAATTATTTAGCAGCTATTTATTTATTGCGTAGAGATTTTCAAAATGCTCGTGCCTACACAGCAGAAGCGATAAAACTTGCCAAAACAACTAAAAATGCACAAGTTTTGACGACAAGTTATCGTACTATGTCCGAAATTTATCAGCGTCAGAATGACTATAGAAATGCTTATTCATATTATGGACAATATGCAGCTGTTCGGGATTCACTTTCTCAAAATGAAAAACAAGAGCTACAAAAATCATTACAACGCCAAATTGCTTTTGAAAAAAATGAAAAAGAATTAAAATTACTTTTGGTAGATGAAGAAATTCAAGACCTTGCCTCTAAGAAAAAACAGTTAGAAACAGACAAAAAATTGCAAAGTCTTGAACTAGAATTACAAGACAAAAAAATACAACAAACAACACTACAAAATATTCGCTTAGAACGTCAAAAAACACAGCAAGCTCTTTTACTTACCCAACAACAACTTGAAAGTGAAAAAAGAGAGCAAGCCATAAAAGACCTAGAAAGAGAACAGGAACTCAAAGACCTTGCACTCAAACAAGAAATTTTGGAAAAAGAAAAACAAAAAGAATCAATTAAAAGCCTTGAACTTGAAAATAAACTGAAAGCCGAAAAAATTGAAACTGAAAAGTTAGCTCGTAATGAAGATAGATTATTGCGTTATATTCTTTATGGTGCAATTGCTTTAGCTCTGTTTATTGGTTTAATTATTCTCTTTGCCTTATTTCAAAAACAAAAAGCAAATAAACTATTATCTGAACAAAATGAGCGCATTACAAAACAAAAAGACCAAATCAGTACGCAGAATCAGGCACTAGAAACACAGAAACAAGAAATTTTGGTTCAGAATGAAGAGTTAGAACAACAGCAAGAAGAAATTTTAAGTCAAAGAGATTATATAGAAAAGAAAAACTCTGAACTTGAAGAACAAGCTATCGTATTGGTACAAAAAAACAATGAAGTAGAAGAGTCGTATCAAAATCTAAATACACTTTCTGATATTGGTAGAGAAATTACAGCATCTCTTCATTTAGAAGCAATTGCTAAAACGCTTTATAAAAAAGTAAATCAACTCATGTCAGCAGAGGCATTTGGAATTGGAGTTTATGAACCTGCTGAAAAGCGTATAAAGTTCAAGGGTTTTATCGAAAAAGGAGAAATTCTACCAGACCATTCTGATTATGTCGCTAATAAAAATAACTTATCTGTACAGTGCTTGGGTATGCAAGAAGTTATTTTGATTAATGACTTTGAAAAAGAATATCCTGAAAAATTTTCTACTTATCAAGTGGCAGCAGGAGATTTGCCAAAATCGCTAATTTACCTTCCTTTATCAGTTGAAAATCGTCCTATTGGTGTAATTACAGTACAAAGCTTTGAAAAAAATGTCTATGATGAGAAAAAAGTAGCTCTTCTGAGTTCACTTGCTTCTTACACAGCTATTGCGATTGATAATGCAAAAGCGTATGACACTATTCAAAACAAAAATAGAAATATTACAGATTCGATTCGATATGCTCAAACGATTCAAGAGGCTGTTTTACCTAGTCATGAAAGAATGAGCCAATATTTGCCTGATTATTTTGTTCTTTTCCGTCCTAAAGATATTGTTTCAGGAGATTTTTATTGGTTTTCTCATATTGATAAGTATACATTCGTTGCCACTGTTGATTGTACTGGACATGGAGTACCAGGAGCATTCATGTCTATGATTGGACATTCGATCCTGAATGAAATAGTAAATGAGAAAAAAATATTCGATCCAAGTGAAATATTAGAACAATTGAATATTCAGGTTAGAAAAGCATTAAAACAAGAACGTCAATTAAAAGGCGAAAACGATAGAGCAAATGATGATGGAATGGATGTTGCCTTTTGTAGATTAGAATATAAAGACAATCATACAGAAGTTGCTTTTACAGGTGCAAAACGTCCATTTATTTATACACTGCCAAATGATTCGAATGGAAGAGAAGCCTTTTATTTGCGTGGAGATAACAAAACGATTGGAGGTATAAGAAATAAATTAGATAAAAATTTTAAAACTCAATTTATAGATTTACCAAAAGGAGCTATGATATATCTCACAACAGATGGCTATGCAGACCAAAATAATAATCAACAAGAAAAATTTGGTACACCTAAATTATTAAGGTTATTACAAGAAATTTCTGTACTCAAACTCTACGAACAAAAAGCTAAAATGGAACAAACATTAGATTTACATCAAAGAGGAGAAGAACAACGAGATGATATTTCTATGATTGGAATTAGAGTGTAA
- a CDS encoding ATP-grasp domain-containing protein — protein sequence MQTDKKNTVWILGNRSDAIEIAKNNNLRVILLYNKKLKNHKADTLEQISFTWSKQEWKHFVEELLKKELNPIAILAPTEKSVLPAAWISDIIQPNFYTSIEAALHCTHKPTMKRVAQKNDIPCANFLENEVGNNKISKQELIEKLGLPMAFKTCTGSGSRGAFIVKTEDEVPQLLKKGYMAESFVEGIECSIEAVVQNGEVLFQNITEYTEPKFANLVPATFSSEIQKKIFEFNKKIIAALGAKNGITHTEVFIQNLEQSDVEKINLVFGEMAIRPPGGYIMELLKLSYQKDFWQVWLDTFLGNKIDIETTKANFYSGLRLFHPPAGTLKSVKGKEFIKSIEELQEFTLSVKKGSIINQREGTGQSIGHIVIQGKESTKIKSLLEEVKEKLVFEME from the coding sequence TTGCAAACAGATAAAAAAAATACAGTATGGATATTAGGTAATCGTTCTGATGCTATAGAGATTGCTAAAAATAATAATTTGCGTGTCATTCTTCTGTACAATAAAAAGCTCAAAAATCATAAAGCTGACACCTTAGAACAAATCTCTTTTACATGGTCTAAACAAGAATGGAAGCATTTTGTTGAAGAATTATTGAAAAAAGAACTTAATCCCATAGCTATTCTTGCACCAACTGAAAAATCAGTTCTTCCTGCTGCTTGGATTAGTGATATAATACAACCAAATTTTTATACTTCTATTGAAGCTGCATTGCATTGTACCCACAAACCAACAATGAAAAGAGTAGCTCAAAAAAATGATATTCCGTGTGCTAATTTTTTAGAAAATGAAGTAGGAAATAACAAAATATCAAAACAAGAGCTTATTGAAAAATTAGGCTTGCCAATGGCTTTCAAAACCTGTACAGGGTCAGGAAGTAGAGGAGCTTTTATTGTCAAAACAGAAGATGAAGTCCCTCAGCTTTTGAAAAAAGGCTATATGGCAGAGAGTTTTGTAGAAGGTATTGAATGTAGCATTGAAGCTGTTGTACAGAATGGAGAAGTATTATTTCAGAATATTACAGAATATACAGAACCTAAATTTGCAAATCTTGTTCCTGCTACTTTTTCATCAGAAATTCAGAAGAAAATTTTTGAGTTTAATAAAAAAATAATTGCAGCTTTGGGAGCTAAAAATGGAATTACTCACACCGAAGTTTTTATCCAAAATTTAGAACAAAGTGATGTAGAAAAAATAAATTTAGTGTTTGGAGAAATGGCTATTCGCCCACCAGGTGGTTATATTATGGAACTTTTGAAACTGTCTTATCAAAAAGATTTTTGGCAAGTTTGGCTAGATACTTTTTTAGGAAATAAAATAGATATAGAAACTACTAAAGCTAATTTTTATAGTGGTTTGCGTCTTTTTCATCCACCAGCAGGAACGCTGAAGTCTGTCAAAGGAAAAGAGTTTATCAAATCGATTGAAGAGTTACAAGAATTTACACTTTCTGTTAAAAAAGGTTCTATTATTAATCAGCGAGAAGGAACAGGACAAAGTATAGGGCATATTGTCATACAAGGAAAAGAGAGTACAAAAATTAAATCTTTGTTAGAAGAAGTTAAGGAAAAACTTGTCTTTGAAATGGAATAA
- a CDS encoding DUF6252 family protein has translation MKFNWKNTVLLIAFLATSFSLWSCQGDDEIDPEAVISALIDGEPWNASSLSSGIKTGDNISLTAASGNGRTFIISFKAQTGTQALNASVDTSGVNLIPSIVYRTLPIGGSSLISNTCASNDGAAITITNIDTTNKTVTGTFKTKVCGLNNSVEITEGKINGAKYN, from the coding sequence ATGAAATTTAATTGGAAAAATACAGTGCTTCTTATTGCTTTTTTAGCTACTTCATTTTCTTTGTGGTCTTGTCAAGGCGATGACGAAATAGATCCAGAAGCAGTAATTTCTGCACTTATTGATGGTGAGCCTTGGAATGCTTCTTCTCTTTCTTCTGGCATCAAAACAGGAGACAACATTTCTTTAACTGCTGCAAGTGGCAATGGACGCACTTTTATCATTTCATTTAAAGCCCAAACAGGAACACAAGCCTTAAATGCTTCTGTTGATACAAGTGGTGTCAATCTTATTCCTTCTATTGTTTATCGTACTCTTCCTATTGGAGGAAGTTCACTTATTTCAAATACTTGTGCTTCAAATGACGGAGCTGCAATTACCATTACAAATATCGATACTACAAACAAAACTGTTACAGGAACATTCAAAACAAAAGTATGTGGTCTGAACAATTCTGTAGAAATTACAGAAGGAAAAATAAATGGTGCAAAATATAATTAA
- a CDS encoding two-component regulator propeller domain-containing protein, whose translation MKSIINKNLHLNNSLIYKNLVYALFLSILYFTFFFHSLVLAQNEENIALGEWRTHLTYFDAQTVATSEEKVYVASQNGLFFYDKEFSNLEVISRIDGLSDIGIAYLQYLPKINQLLIAYTNGNIDFLSDNEIKNFPVFFEDAAILDKQIYHVYYLQNIVWVSTNAGILEIDVEDSKNKRIRNSYQNLGENGEIIKVFATTIQDNIIYAATEKGVRYISLNASVNKNDFRNWQTIPSTQNKVVESIGSNSTIILFSIQNEGVFTYNGTTSNPISQIPISNVYDISEDRTNLTTLFISSETGLYQIEGANSSLQINKIESDLIKAPRQAISESGSLWIADNRTGLVTNTSTNFVSLFPSGTYSQNTWGFIQAKGKIIAFSGGYTEPFNPLNRTTGFYVFEKGEWTNYNAENRDITSKPIPNVRDLVGATYSETENRVYFASLQDGILVWNLADDTFSVFDSTNSPLPHNRVIDVESDNLGNIWVALSGSNLREDAYLRKQPNDDTAASWKGFRFNQTRTTFPLSLEIDENNNVWARLSRFVQGGILVFNEEGESKILIESVNAGNLASNNITALKSDQNGVIWIGTSAEVSASVRTFSDIFGIFNSQDLNARDVFFESRQLLRDETITSISLDGGNRKWFGTTNGAWLFSEDASKQFLHFTVENSPLFSNQILDIEVQDETGEVFFATPSGIISYRGTSTVAKTDFSTVKIFPNPVRPEFNGVVAIEGLTQDANVKITDISGRLVYETNSFGGTATWNGVDYNNAKSKSGVYLVYVSRRDGSEGFVGKIVFIE comes from the coding sequence ATGAAAAGTATAATAAATAAAAATTTACACCTAAATAACTCACTCATTTACAAGAATTTGGTTTATGCTCTATTTCTCAGTATTCTCTATTTTACTTTCTTCTTCCACAGCCTAGTTTTAGCACAGAATGAAGAAAATATTGCTTTAGGGGAATGGCGAACACACCTAACTTATTTTGATGCTCAAACAGTTGCTACAAGTGAAGAAAAAGTATATGTGGCTTCTCAAAATGGTTTATTTTTTTATGATAAAGAGTTTTCAAACCTTGAAGTCATTTCAAGAATAGATGGTCTTTCGGATATTGGGATTGCTTATTTACAGTATTTACCCAAGATAAACCAACTTTTAATTGCTTATACGAATGGAAATATAGATTTTTTGTCAGATAATGAAATTAAGAACTTTCCTGTTTTTTTCGAAGATGCAGCCATTTTAGATAAGCAGATTTATCATGTTTACTATCTTCAAAATATAGTTTGGGTAAGTACAAATGCTGGAATTTTAGAAATTGATGTAGAAGATTCAAAAAACAAACGCATCAGAAATTCCTACCAAAACTTAGGTGAAAATGGAGAAATAATAAAAGTATTTGCTACAACTATTCAAGATAATATTATTTATGCAGCAACAGAAAAGGGTGTTCGATATATTTCTCTCAATGCTTCTGTCAATAAAAATGACTTTAGAAACTGGCAAACAATTCCTTCTACTCAAAATAAAGTGGTGGAGTCTATTGGTTCAAATAGTACAATAATTCTTTTTTCAATCCAAAATGAAGGCGTTTTTACTTACAATGGAACGACAAGTAATCCAATTTCTCAAATCCCAATTTCCAACGTGTATGATATAAGTGAAGATAGAACAAATTTAACAACTCTTTTTATATCGTCTGAAACTGGGCTTTATCAAATTGAAGGAGCTAATTCTTCTCTTCAAATAAATAAGATAGAAAGTGACTTAATAAAAGCTCCTCGCCAAGCCATTTCTGAAAGTGGAAGCCTTTGGATAGCTGATAACAGAACTGGATTAGTTACAAACACTTCTACTAATTTTGTTTCCTTATTTCCGTCTGGAACATATAGTCAGAATACATGGGGATTTATACAGGCAAAAGGAAAAATTATTGCTTTTTCAGGTGGATATACAGAGCCTTTTAATCCATTGAACCGAACAACAGGCTTTTATGTTTTTGAAAAGGGAGAATGGACAAACTATAATGCAGAAAACAGAGATATTACAAGTAAACCCATTCCAAATGTTAGAGATTTAGTAGGAGCAACCTATTCAGAAACAGAAAATAGAGTTTATTTTGCTTCTCTTCAAGATGGTATTTTAGTTTGGAATTTGGCTGATGACACATTTTCAGTTTTTGACTCTACCAACTCTCCTTTACCTCATAACCGAGTTATTGATGTAGAAAGTGATAATTTGGGTAATATTTGGGTAGCTCTCTCTGGAAGTAATTTAAGAGAAGATGCTTATTTGAGAAAACAACCAAATGATGATACAGCTGCTTCTTGGAAAGGATTTCGTTTTAATCAAACTAGAACTACTTTTCCTCTATCACTTGAAATTGATGAAAATAATAATGTTTGGGCAAGACTTAGTCGTTTTGTACAAGGGGGAATTTTGGTTTTTAATGAAGAAGGTGAAAGTAAAATTTTAATAGAATCTGTAAATGCTGGAAATTTAGCTTCTAATAACATAACAGCTCTCAAATCTGACCAAAATGGTGTTATCTGGATAGGAACATCAGCCGAAGTAAGTGCTAGTGTTCGTACTTTTTCTGATATTTTTGGTATCTTCAATAGTCAAGATTTGAATGCTAGAGATGTCTTTTTTGAATCTAGGCAATTATTGAGAGATGAAACCATTACCAGTATTTCATTAGATGGAGGAAATAGAAAATGGTTTGGAACGACAAACGGAGCATGGCTTTTTTCAGAAGATGCTTCAAAACAGTTTCTACACTTTACAGTAGAAAACAGCCCTCTTTTTAGTAATCAAATTTTGGATATTGAAGTTCAAGATGAAACTGGAGAAGTATTTTTTGCCACTCCCAGTGGCATTATTTCCTACCGTGGTACTTCAACAGTAGCTAAAACTGATTTTTCGACTGTAAAAATATTTCCTAATCCTGTAAGACCAGAATTTAATGGAGTAGTTGCTATTGAAGGTCTTACACAAGATGCAAATGTCAAAATTACTGATATTAGTGGAAGATTGGTTTATGAAACTAATTCTTTTGGTGGGACAGCTACTTGGAATGGAGTAGATTATAATAATGCCAAATCAAAAAGTGGTGTTTATTTGGTATATGTTTCTAGGCGAGATGGAAGTGAAGGTTTTGTGGGGAAAATTGTTTTTATCGAATAA
- a CDS encoding alkane 1-monooxygenase yields MKLSKKLGFFSAFSLPFMLILGYYLGGMGNYLTIIFVFGIIPLLDYYIGTDTKNIEKEEEAKLSEELFFKFVLYCWVFIQLGLLTWAMSVIISNTLVWWEAVGFTISLGLVTGGVGITVAHELGHKTDKLDQFFSKVLLFTVGYMHFFIEHNRGHHVWVATPHDAATSQKNENFYHFWKRSVSESYQHAWKLENERLERKNISKKSSENAMIWYTALPIFGVIISTLYFSIYKGSLAWEVPILLVCQAIIGFSLLEAVNYVEHYGIVRKEIAPNRYERVNPFHSWNSSHKVSNFILFQLQRHSDHHAFATREYQVLRHFDESPQLPSGYPTMILIALIPSLWFKKMNPILEHWKEAVYEKPN; encoded by the coding sequence ATGAAACTCTCCAAAAAACTAGGCTTCTTCAGTGCTTTTTCACTTCCCTTTATGCTCATTTTGGGATACTATTTGGGAGGAATGGGAAATTATTTGACAATTATATTCGTTTTTGGTATAATCCCACTTTTAGATTATTATATTGGAACAGATACCAAAAATATCGAAAAAGAAGAGGAGGCTAAATTAAGTGAAGAGTTATTTTTTAAGTTTGTCCTTTACTGTTGGGTTTTTATTCAGCTTGGACTTCTGACTTGGGCTATGTCTGTTATAATTTCTAACACTCTTGTTTGGTGGGAAGCTGTTGGGTTCACTATTTCGTTAGGATTGGTTACAGGAGGTGTAGGAATTACAGTAGCACACGAACTTGGACACAAGACCGACAAGCTAGACCAGTTTTTTAGCAAAGTCTTGTTGTTTACAGTTGGCTACATGCATTTTTTCATAGAACACAACAGAGGACATCACGTTTGGGTAGCTACTCCACATGATGCAGCTACCTCTCAAAAGAATGAAAATTTTTATCACTTTTGGAAAAGAAGTGTAAGCGAAAGTTACCAACATGCTTGGAAATTAGAAAACGAAAGGCTAGAAAGGAAGAATATATCAAAGAAAAGTAGTGAAAATGCGATGATTTGGTACACAGCTTTACCTATTTTTGGAGTAATTATTTCTACCCTTTATTTTTCAATTTATAAAGGTAGTTTGGCTTGGGAAGTTCCTATTTTATTAGTTTGTCAAGCTATTATCGGGTTTTCACTTTTAGAAGCTGTCAATTATGTAGAACATTATGGAATTGTTAGAAAAGAAATTGCTCCCAATCGCTATGAGAGAGTAAATCCATTTCATTCTTGGAATAGTAGTCATAAGGTAAGTAACTTTATTCTGTTTCAACTTCAACGTCATTCTGACCATCATGCATTTGCTACTAGAGAATATCAAGTTTTAAGACATTTTGATGAAAGTCCTCAACTTCCTTCTGGTTACCCTACCATGATTTTGATAGCTCTTATTCCTAGTTTATGGTTTAAGAAAATGAATCCAATTTTAGAACATTGGAAAGAAGCTGTTTATGAGAAGCCAAATTAG
- the rplI gene encoding 50S ribosomal protein L9 has translation MDIILKQGVKGLGDRNDIVSVKPGYARNYLIPQGLAMVASASNRKSVAETERQQARKLAKHKEDAQTLGDQLAAVTLEIRTKAGESGKIFGAVTPIQIAEALKEKGFEVDRRNITMPNDLKMLGEYTISVYLHKEVQPEIKLNVIEE, from the coding sequence ATGGATATTATCTTAAAACAAGGCGTTAAAGGCTTAGGAGATAGAAACGATATCGTATCAGTAAAACCTGGTTATGCTCGTAACTATCTTATTCCACAAGGACTTGCAATGGTAGCCTCAGCGTCTAACCGTAAATCGGTAGCTGAAACTGAACGCCAACAAGCTCGTAAGCTCGCCAAACACAAAGAAGATGCTCAGACATTGGGCGACCAATTAGCAGCCGTAACTTTAGAAATTCGTACTAAAGCAGGTGAGTCTGGTAAAATCTTCGGTGCAGTTACTCCTATTCAAATTGCAGAAGCACTTAAAGAAAAAGGTTTTGAAGTGGATCGTAGAAATATCACGATGCCAAACGACCTCAAAATGCTTGGAGAATATACAATCTCTGTTTATCTTCACAAAGAAGTACAACCAGAAATTAAATTAAACGTAATTGAAGAATAA
- the rpsR gene encoding 30S ribosomal protein S18 produces the protein MPLINEPIHSSRQERRKKYCRFKKSGIKYVDYKDAEFLKKFLNDQGKVLPRRITGNSLKFQRKVAQAVKRARHLGLLAFVDDNGK, from the coding sequence ATGCCTTTAATCAACGAACCAATCCACAGCTCAAGACAAGAGCGTCGCAAAAAATATTGTCGTTTCAAAAAATCAGGTATCAAGTATGTTGATTACAAAGATGCTGAGTTTTTGAAAAAATTCTTGAACGATCAAGGTAAAGTATTACCTCGTCGTATCACAGGTAACAGCCTCAAATTCCAACGTAAAGTAGCGCAAGCTGTAAAACGTGCTAGACACTTAGGTCTATTGGCATTTGTTGATGACAACGGAAAATAA
- the rpsF gene encoding 30S ribosomal protein S6, producing the protein MRNYEVTFILTPVLSESQLQEISDKFYNYLTNNGANIYNRENWGLKKLAYPMQKKHSGHYHYFEFEADPQLLKGLETEFKREEHVMRHLVVALDKHSMLFNERRRNGEFNKKKETPKEEENDKPKRK; encoded by the coding sequence ATGAGAAATTACGAAGTAACATTTATTCTCACGCCCGTATTGTCCGAGAGTCAGTTGCAAGAAATTAGCGATAAGTTCTACAACTACTTGACAAATAACGGTGCAAACATTTACAATCGTGAGAACTGGGGTTTGAAAAAACTTGCTTATCCGATGCAAAAGAAACATAGTGGACATTATCACTACTTTGAGTTTGAAGCTGACCCACAACTTTTAAAAGGTTTGGAAACAGAATTTAAACGTGAAGAACATGTAATGCGCCATTTAGTGGTAGCTCTTGACAAGCATTCTATGCTTTTTAATGAGCGTCGTCGTAATGGAGAATTTAATAAAAAGAAAGAAACTCCTAAAGAAGAAGAAAACGATAAGCCAAAAAGAAAATAA